TAAATCTATTTTTAAATCCCCATACTCCAAAACTGCCGGAGCCGCTACGGTTCGACACCGACGGAGCAAAGCTTCAACTCTAGCAAGAAACTCTTGCATTCCAAAAGGTTTCGTCAGGTAGTCATCAGCACCAGCTTTGAGTCCCCTCACGATGTCAGCTTCACTTGTCCTAGCGGAAAGGATGAAGACTAAAGTTTGCTGATGTTGCAGCCACTTAGTCAACTCAATCCCATCTCCATCAGCCAAATCGGAATCGACAATTGCCAAAGTTGGTTGACGAGCATAAAACTTTTCCCTGGCTTCCGCAATATTTGCAGCTTGATCTACGCTGTAACCTACTTGTTGTAAATGCCAAGCTAGTAGATTTCGCAAATTATGGTTGCCTTCGATAATCAGAATCGGCAGAGGTATCACAAAAATAACTTAACTTTTGCTGCTATTAAACCACAGGCTAGCAAACAAATCTCTAAACTTTTGTAGCTAGTGCTACTTCGATTGACCCACTTTGAGGGATTTTGCTAGTTGAGAAATAAGGGTGAAAGAAAACCCAATCAACAATCAACAATCAACAATTCATACTTCAAATCAGCAATGCCAATCCCGCTACATATCAATCTCCGCGTCTGGAGTGTCTGGAGTGTCAACCATCTGTAGCACCTTTTCTCACTATCCCCAGATCCAATTTAAATCCACGACAGCTTAATTACGTAAATATGCTGATGTTATATAGGTACTAAACCTTAGACTTTCCGTAAAAAGACGATAGCGCTGCTCTCTCTACCCGTAGACAATGTGAATATGGTTACAGCTTATATATGTAGCTCTACTGAATTAATCTTTATAATTCTCGCTTTGTACTGCGGAGTCACTTGATGAAGACTAC
This genomic stretch from Merismopedia glauca CCAP 1448/3 harbors:
- a CDS encoding response regulator transcription factor; amino-acid sequence: MIPLPILIIEGNHNLRNLLAWHLQQVGYSVDQAANIAEAREKFYARQPTLAIVDSDLADGDGIELTKWLQHQQTLVFILSARTSEADIVRGLKAGADDYLTKPFGMQEFLARVEALLRRCRTVAAPAVLEYGDLKIDLIQRRVHWRRQLVDLTPQEFSLVYVLAQAGGTPLSRADLLRRAWPEAIDNPRTIDTHILSLRKKVETDPRQPNLIQTVRNVGYRLNWELLSDGAGVQRGDRTPQVQQERPYYWNGRERTRVNSI